The following are encoded together in the Candidatus Liberimonas magnetica genome:
- the dnaB gene encoding replicative DNA helicase: MAELMDKIPPQAIEAEMAVLGSMLIEKEAISKVLDLVRDYDFYKEAHKRIFRTIQEMFLENQAVDAVVISSKLNKDNLLNEVGGASYITELINKVSTAANVEHYAQIVREKSILRQVIVTGTNIVTAAFNEKTSADEILDVAESTIFSIAQNRLSHDFSKVSDLIHSSLEKLEKIHKDKNDVPGLRTGFAKLDSLTAGLQPSDLILLAARPSMGKTAFALNIVENVALKQKKPVAMFSIEMSKDSLMTRLICSSSRVNAHNARRGYLSTRDWPALTTGAARLSETDIYIDDSTNLSVLDLRARARRLASDLKNEKKELALIVIDYIQMMRGSGRAESRQQEMAEISRSLKGLARDLKVPVLALSQLSRKPEEKGRERQPQLSDLRDSGALEQDADVVMFIYRESYYTKTEENQNTANIIIAKQRNGPTDTIDLNFFKDYTRFEDAEEIISE; this comes from the coding sequence ATGGCAGAATTGATGGATAAAATACCGCCGCAAGCGATAGAAGCTGAAATGGCTGTTCTAGGATCAATGCTGATAGAAAAAGAAGCTATCTCAAAGGTTTTGGACCTTGTCAGGGATTACGACTTTTACAAAGAAGCGCATAAACGGATTTTCAGAACGATACAAGAAATGTTTCTTGAGAACCAGGCTGTTGATGCAGTTGTGATCTCTTCAAAACTGAATAAAGATAACCTCTTAAATGAAGTCGGAGGTGCTTCATATATTACAGAACTGATTAACAAGGTTTCTACGGCAGCTAATGTTGAGCATTATGCACAGATTGTAAGGGAGAAATCTATACTCCGGCAGGTTATAGTAACCGGAACTAATATAGTTACCGCTGCTTTTAACGAAAAAACCTCTGCTGATGAAATATTAGATGTTGCTGAAAGCACCATATTCAGTATCGCACAAAACCGTTTGTCCCACGACTTTTCTAAAGTTTCAGACCTTATACATTCTTCTCTTGAAAAGCTGGAAAAGATTCACAAGGACAAAAATGACGTTCCCGGGTTAAGGACTGGTTTTGCCAAGCTTGACAGCCTGACAGCAGGCCTCCAGCCTTCTGACTTGATACTGCTTGCCGCAAGGCCGTCAATGGGCAAAACAGCCTTTGCCCTTAATATTGTGGAAAATGTCGCTTTAAAACAGAAAAAACCGGTAGCGATGTTTTCAATAGAAATGTCAAAAGATTCGTTGATGACAAGGCTTATTTGTTCATCAAGCCGTGTCAATGCTCACAATGCAAGGCGGGGATACTTATCTACACGCGACTGGCCTGCGTTGACTACAGGAGCCGCTAGACTTTCAGAAACGGATATATACATAGATGACAGCACCAACTTAAGTGTGCTGGATCTAAGGGCAAGGGCCAGAAGGCTTGCCAGCGACCTTAAAAACGAGAAGAAAGAGCTTGCGCTTATTGTTATAGATTACATACAGATGATGAGAGGGTCGGGAAGAGCCGAATCACGGCAGCAGGAGATGGCGGAAATATCCCGCTCCCTTAAAGGGCTTGCCAGGGATTTGAAGGTACCCGTACTGGCATTAAGCCAGCTTTCAAGGAAACCTGAGGAAAAAGGCAGGGAAAGGCAGCCCCAGCTATCAGACTTGAGGGACTCAGGCGCACTTGAGCAGGATGCAGACGTTGTGATGTTCATATACAGGGAATCGTATTATACAAAGACCGAAGAAAACCAGAATACAGCCAATATTATTATAGCCAAGCAGCGCAATGGGCCTACAGACACTATAGATTTGAACTTTTTCAAGGATTATACGCGGTTTGAGGATGCCGAGGAGATTATTTCAGAATAG
- a CDS encoding RNA polymerase sigma factor produces the protein MKKQSQKTLTDEQLAVAIKNGDTGLFDVLFQKYYTKLQPILLSTYWNKNLSSADAEDIVTITLRKVFDKLSTYNPKESSFATWVSAILRNSANDWLRRNKHSLAELKIVSDEEDYKDQTVKENSLKSQGHSQFYVSLYHEIRNTIIESVLKIKSDHLRTLFIMRFVLLLKDDQISGIMDIKQFSVRSNISRLMTEVEEHFRKNYQDLDTSGICYDRLAEVIRNGELSIKPEDINNIPDTASRKIIHDLAIKEIPFKEAVKSAGVPAKEVSKLIISGVQFVIQKRMRTAMKLSKEKTIESFTGLVTAAFEPMKPETVSSLVSNASFKHSISLDKASEMLSISIHELGALLTHTIPEKLKNDNNFIKKLAQFIDKTVKETQYLVETAKPPELAFKTMRNSGHHDFAIKLENKLKKLVESKYGTNKHSQ, from the coding sequence ATGAAAAAACAATCACAGAAAACTCTTACAGATGAACAATTAGCCGTAGCGATCAAAAACGGCGATACAGGCCTGTTTGATGTGCTCTTTCAAAAGTACTATACCAAACTGCAGCCAATCCTGCTTTCAACGTATTGGAACAAGAACTTATCCTCTGCTGATGCTGAAGATATAGTTACTATTACATTAAGGAAAGTTTTTGATAAATTAAGTACATATAATCCGAAGGAATCTTCTTTTGCTACATGGGTGAGCGCTATACTGCGAAACAGCGCAAATGACTGGCTTAGAAGGAATAAGCACTCGCTTGCTGAGCTAAAGATCGTTTCAGATGAAGAAGATTATAAGGATCAGACTGTAAAAGAAAATAGTTTAAAGAGCCAGGGGCATTCTCAATTTTATGTTTCATTGTATCATGAGATTCGTAACACTATTATTGAATCGGTTTTAAAGATAAAAAGCGACCATCTGCGAACACTTTTTATTATGCGTTTTGTTCTTTTACTTAAGGATGACCAAATTTCAGGAATAATGGATATAAAACAGTTTTCTGTGCGCAGCAATATTTCGCGGCTCATGACCGAAGTTGAGGAACATTTTAGGAAGAATTATCAGGATTTAGATACCAGTGGTATTTGCTATGATCGCCTGGCGGAAGTTATAAGAAATGGGGAATTAAGCATTAAACCAGAAGATATTAACAATATCCCGGATACTGCATCAAGAAAGATTATCCATGACCTGGCAATTAAAGAAATCCCGTTTAAAGAGGCAGTGAAATCAGCAGGAGTACCTGCAAAAGAAGTTTCAAAGCTTATAATAAGCGGGGTACAGTTTGTAATCCAAAAGAGGATGCGTACTGCGATGAAGTTATCAAAAGAAAAAACTATAGAAAGCTTTACAGGTCTGGTAACAGCGGCTTTTGAACCAATGAAACCTGAAACTGTCAGCTCCCTTGTTTCTAATGCCTCATTTAAGCACTCAATTTCGCTTGATAAGGCCTCAGAAATGCTTTCCATAAGTATTCATGAGTTAGGGGCACTTTTAACCCATACAATACCCGAAAAGCTTAAAAATGATAATAATTTCATAAAAAAACTGGCTCAATTTATTGATAAAACAGTTAAAGAAACACAGTATCTTGTTGAAACAGCCAAACCGCCAGAACTTGCGTTTAAAACTATGCGTAACTCAGGACACCACGATTTTGCGATAAAGCTGGAAAATAAACTAAAGAAACTTGTGGAATCTAAATATGGCACGAATAAACACTCACAATAA
- a CDS encoding AAA family ATPase yields the protein MTKLLELKTYKGEEEQLFQYFNLVKLLIQLKELKKDESTKPEKIPENPVDQEKQKKKHLEQEKEVSEIYKNISLQKNTIRLTTEATLKDGKVRLPLEIMRKRYNLREYEVIVICIIALNTVDPTANIKTEKANLLYLVCEGDYDRILLSNWMFDHDAALFKNKLIVLERYRTEMEIGDMARKFIYPNKANDAVLDKYIKSIKVNKSVRLFSPREIYAQLSKTVIGQERAKKMISVAAHTHLKRISIKKGALKPGKSNFMLIGPTGSGKTLIARTLAEILDVPMIIVDSTEYTEKGFVGGDVDDMIEQLCDAARGDMSRAEKGIVFIDEIDKIAARDCSVGHNTGRDVSGKSVQEELLRFLDGAQTIITIRSGFSTKTMPMDLSNVLFIAGGAFANMRTNLCQNQQIAGFTGSKDACPAHQAGVRVHSELSNELIDYGMIPEFVGRFPILVELSELTKTELIEIISKPSNSILSQYRSLYGDISFSEDALEFIVEQSMKRKVGARGLRAILEETLSPIIFDMAINTEKFELKLTKEDLLKQA from the coding sequence ATGACGAAACTACTGGAATTAAAAACATATAAAGGGGAAGAGGAACAGCTGTTTCAGTATTTTAATCTTGTAAAGTTACTTATACAGTTAAAAGAATTAAAAAAGGATGAGAGCACTAAACCGGAAAAAATTCCTGAAAATCCTGTTGACCAGGAAAAGCAGAAGAAAAAACATTTAGAACAGGAAAAAGAAGTAAGCGAAATCTACAAAAATATAAGTCTTCAAAAAAACACGATAAGGTTGACTACAGAAGCTACACTGAAAGATGGCAAAGTAAGGCTTCCTTTGGAAATAATGCGCAAACGGTACAATCTAAGAGAATATGAAGTCATCGTGATTTGCATAATCGCTCTTAACACTGTTGACCCTACAGCCAATATAAAAACAGAGAAAGCTAATCTGCTTTATCTTGTTTGTGAAGGAGATTACGACAGAATATTGCTCAGTAACTGGATGTTCGATCACGATGCAGCTCTTTTTAAAAACAAATTAATAGTTTTGGAACGTTATAGAACTGAAATGGAAATAGGAGATATGGCACGGAAATTTATCTATCCTAATAAAGCAAATGACGCTGTATTAGATAAATATATTAAGTCAATCAAAGTTAATAAGTCAGTAAGGCTTTTTAGTCCGCGAGAAATATATGCACAGTTAAGCAAAACTGTTATTGGCCAGGAAAGAGCCAAAAAAATGATATCTGTGGCTGCTCACACACATCTTAAACGAATATCAATTAAAAAGGGGGCGTTAAAACCCGGGAAAAGCAACTTTATGCTTATTGGGCCGACAGGCAGCGGAAAAACGCTTATAGCACGTACCCTTGCTGAAATATTGGATGTGCCGATGATTATAGTTGATTCAACCGAATACACTGAAAAAGGGTTTGTAGGTGGAGATGTTGATGACATGATAGAGCAACTTTGTGATGCGGCACGAGGAGATATGTCCCGAGCTGAAAAAGGCATTGTTTTCATTGATGAGATTGATAAAATAGCTGCACGTGATTGCTCAGTAGGTCACAATACAGGCCGAGACGTGAGCGGTAAGTCCGTTCAGGAAGAATTGCTTAGATTTCTTGATGGAGCACAGACAATAATAACAATCAGGAGCGGTTTCTCCACTAAAACAATGCCAATGGACCTTTCAAACGTATTATTTATAGCTGGTGGAGCATTCGCTAATATGAGAACCAATTTATGTCAAAACCAGCAGATTGCGGGGTTTACTGGTTCAAAAGACGCGTGTCCGGCACACCAAGCAGGGGTACGTGTTCATTCGGAGCTTTCAAACGAGCTTATAGATTACGGAATGATACCCGAATTTGTTGGTCGGTTTCCTATCCTTGTTGAGCTGTCTGAACTTACCAAGACCGAACTCATAGAAATAATAAGCAAACCTTCTAATTCTATTCTTAGCCAGTACCGCAGTCTGTATGGCGATATATCTTTTTCTGAAGACGCTTTAGAGTTTATCGTTGAACAATCAATGAAACGCAAAGTCGGGGCACGAGGGTTACGGGCAATACTTGAAGAAACGCTGTCTCCAATCATATTTGATATGGCTATTAATACGGAAAAATTCGAGTTGAAGTTGACCAAAGAAGATCTTTTAAAACAGGCGTAA
- a CDS encoding CHAT domain-containing protein has translation MARINTHNNDVDKKDYIRDEALVSAREKYRIDPSDVNALKLACAARNNGHGKLFDHFPEQARACFLEALPLYERSKDLYEVFKLKRAIGRAESGLANFPAAITFFEEAIALLEKDTISKKCMASGNLPEMEKAKTQLYLSIALTKTSKWEPALSNLEKARNIFFKHSQNHYLSTCFQGEAVIYMELGRFPEARKAFIKAQEYAKLTGEERRIFHVQEYRAQLEILDSKYKEAIKLLDECIAWYNQSKANRSEPYYQRAKCYEKLNLRKQAAEDYDIAIQITEETRSEIDADEYRQTYFVRKLDIYDGALLNKVVLGDAKGAFVLCQQAKARSFNEKLHSAFRNINEDIDEPELLPLKDNEVSSLLKPKSAFVDYYVTAKKLICFCIAKEGCFCDVSDINSSEIELMVNNVRSFIIQSALPNKDNAEQEAMNWYFSSISNILFGKHAGFLAKKEIIFISPHAHLHYLPFDILNLQGKNIIETHKTAIFPSARTFVEMHKKEHRKIKNSLIVSNPTGDLPSAGSEAQTISGLLSNVTVLEGKDAQKQAILTALPSADLIHFAGHSKADINNPNNSEILVLDEQGGCIGITPQDIIRLKLQAQLVVLSGCESGLGDAAMGDELTCLPRSFLTAGARSVMYSLWDVEDASTSILMKEIYTHIANPGTSVTKALRLAKRKLKASGNPPFHWAGFQLIGL, from the coding sequence ATGGCACGAATAAACACTCACAATAACGATGTTGATAAGAAAGATTATATCCGCGATGAAGCCCTGGTTTCTGCACGGGAGAAATATCGCATAGACCCTTCTGATGTTAATGCCCTTAAACTTGCCTGTGCCGCACGAAATAACGGCCATGGGAAACTCTTTGACCATTTCCCTGAACAGGCACGAGCCTGTTTCCTTGAGGCACTACCTTTGTACGAACGATCAAAAGACCTATACGAGGTTTTTAAGTTAAAACGGGCTATAGGTCGAGCAGAAAGCGGGCTTGCCAACTTCCCAGCAGCAATAACTTTTTTTGAAGAAGCAATTGCTCTCTTGGAAAAGGATACTATATCAAAAAAGTGTATGGCAAGCGGCAATTTACCTGAAATGGAAAAGGCAAAAACACAGTTATATCTTTCTATTGCCTTAACAAAAACATCCAAGTGGGAACCTGCACTTTCCAACCTGGAAAAAGCCCGCAATATTTTCTTTAAACATTCTCAAAATCACTACCTTTCAACATGTTTCCAGGGCGAAGCGGTAATCTATATGGAACTGGGCAGATTCCCAGAAGCCCGCAAGGCATTCATTAAAGCCCAGGAATATGCAAAGCTTACTGGAGAAGAAAGGCGCATTTTTCATGTGCAGGAATACCGTGCCCAGCTTGAAATTCTTGATAGTAAGTACAAAGAGGCAATAAAACTCTTAGATGAATGTATCGCCTGGTATAATCAGAGCAAAGCTAACAGGTCCGAGCCTTATTACCAGCGTGCAAAGTGTTATGAAAAACTGAATTTACGGAAACAGGCAGCAGAAGATTACGATATCGCAATTCAAATTACTGAAGAAACCCGTTCGGAGATTGATGCAGACGAGTACCGTCAAACCTATTTTGTCCGCAAGCTTGATATCTATGACGGGGCTTTGTTAAACAAGGTAGTCTTGGGAGACGCCAAAGGCGCATTTGTTTTATGCCAACAGGCAAAAGCACGCTCTTTTAACGAAAAATTGCACTCGGCATTTAGGAATATTAATGAAGATATAGATGAACCAGAGCTTTTACCTTTAAAAGACAATGAAGTTTCGAGCTTGTTGAAACCAAAATCGGCGTTTGTTGACTACTATGTCACAGCTAAAAAACTAATATGCTTTTGTATAGCAAAAGAAGGTTGTTTCTGCGATGTTTCAGATATTAATAGCTCAGAAATAGAGCTGATGGTAAACAACGTCAGGTCATTTATCATTCAGTCGGCATTACCAAATAAAGATAATGCGGAACAGGAAGCAATGAACTGGTATTTTTCTAGCATTTCAAATATTCTTTTTGGTAAACATGCAGGATTTTTGGCTAAAAAAGAGATCATTTTTATTTCACCCCATGCTCATTTGCATTATCTGCCTTTTGACATTCTTAATCTGCAAGGCAAAAATATAATAGAAACACACAAAACGGCTATCTTTCCTTCAGCCCGAACATTTGTAGAGATGCATAAAAAAGAGCATCGTAAAATAAAAAATTCTCTAATAGTTTCAAACCCTACTGGAGATCTGCCCAGCGCAGGTTCCGAAGCTCAAACAATATCAGGATTGCTTTCAAATGTAACAGTTTTAGAAGGCAAAGATGCCCAAAAACAAGCTATATTAACAGCTTTACCAAGCGCTGATTTGATCCATTTCGCTGGACATAGCAAAGCTGATATAAATAATCCTAATAATTCCGAGATCTTAGTGCTGGATGAACAGGGTGGATGCATAGGCATTACGCCTCAGGATATAATCCGCTTAAAACTGCAGGCTCAACTGGTTGTTTTAAGCGGCTGCGAGTCTGGCCTCGGAGATGCTGCAATGGGGGACGAACTTACCTGCCTGCCAAGATCCTTTCTTACTGCCGGTGCAAGAAGCGTGATGTATTCGCTCTGGGATGTTGAAGATGCTTCTACATCTATTTTAATGAAAGAAATATACACGCATATTGCCAATCCCGGCACTTCTGTTACCAAGGCGCTGAGACTTGCCAAAAGAAAACTGAAAGCATCAGGAAACCCGCCATT